One Bradyrhizobium sp. ISRA464 genomic window carries:
- a CDS encoding cytochrome-c peroxidase → MKKLAIRELSIVRKVYILGVGMLVSSAAAANDDLMSAARQIFKPIPSIVPAVKDNPVTHEKVELGKVLFFDPRLSSSGIISCNTCHNLGAGGVDAGPTSVGHGWQRGPRRAPTVYNAVFNVAQFWDGRAADLKAQAKGPVQASVEMNATPDRVLDTLNSMNDYVVMFSRAFPNDATPVTFDNFAKAIEAFEATLITPAAPFDQYLEGDKHALDDRQKAGLKLFMEKGCSSCHNGINVGGQDYFPFGVVGRPAAPLLPAADKGRFAVTKMAGDEYVFRSAPLRNVALRAPYFHSGQVWSLKQAVGVMSEVQLGTKLSDQDENDIVAFLNSLTGQRPKIEYPILPARTEATPRPSLDK, encoded by the coding sequence ATGAAGAAGTTAGCGATACGAGAGCTTTCCATTGTACGCAAGGTATACATCCTGGGCGTCGGGATGCTGGTGTCGTCAGCAGCCGCCGCGAATGACGATTTGATGAGCGCCGCCAGACAGATCTTCAAGCCGATTCCCTCGATCGTTCCTGCGGTGAAGGACAATCCGGTCACCCATGAAAAGGTCGAACTTGGCAAGGTGCTGTTCTTCGATCCGCGGCTCTCATCGAGCGGGATCATTAGCTGCAATACGTGCCACAATCTTGGTGCCGGCGGCGTGGATGCCGGCCCAACGTCGGTCGGTCATGGCTGGCAGCGCGGTCCACGCCGGGCGCCTACCGTCTATAATGCGGTATTCAATGTGGCGCAGTTCTGGGATGGACGGGCAGCAGACCTCAAGGCGCAAGCCAAGGGACCAGTCCAGGCAAGTGTCGAAATGAATGCGACGCCAGATAGAGTGCTCGACACGTTGAATTCGATGAACGACTATGTCGTCATGTTCAGCAGGGCATTTCCTAACGATGCGACGCCCGTCACCTTTGACAATTTCGCAAAAGCGATCGAGGCTTTCGAAGCGACCCTTATTACACCCGCTGCGCCTTTCGATCAGTACCTCGAGGGTGACAAGCATGCGCTCGATGATCGGCAGAAGGCGGGCCTGAAGCTATTTATGGAAAAGGGATGCTCGTCCTGCCACAATGGAATCAACGTCGGAGGGCAGGATTACTTCCCGTTCGGCGTGGTCGGAAGGCCGGCCGCGCCACTGCTTCCAGCCGCCGACAAAGGCCGCTTCGCGGTCACCAAGATGGCTGGTGACGAGTACGTTTTCCGCTCTGCGCCCTTGCGCAACGTCGCCTTGCGAGCCCCTTACTTCCATTCGGGCCAGGTTTGGAGCCTCAAGCAAGCAGTTGGCGTGATGAGCGAGGTTCAGCTCGGCACCAAGCTCAGCGATCAGGACGAAAACGACATCGTCGCATTTCTCAATTCGCTGACAGGACAGCGGCCCAAGATCGAGTACCCGATATTGCCCGCGCGTACCGAGGCAACCCCGCGGCCCTCTCTGGACAAGTAG
- a CDS encoding cytochrome c family protein, with protein sequence MKRIALATLLVAAGLEQARGQTPAAGEMVFTACKPCHRVGDSARNAVGPTLNGLIGRKAGSVEGFSYSEAMKGSGITWDEATFADYIKDPKAKVPGTKMAFPGLKDAQKIADLIVISYLR encoded by the coding sequence ATGAAACGGATTGCTCTCGCGACCTTGCTAGTCGCCGCCGGACTTGAGCAGGCAAGAGGTCAAACCCCAGCCGCCGGCGAAATGGTGTTCACGGCCTGCAAGCCTTGCCACCGGGTCGGCGACAGCGCCAGGAACGCCGTCGGCCCAACGTTGAACGGGCTGATCGGGCGGAAGGCAGGATCGGTCGAGGGCTTCAGCTATTCAGAAGCCATGAAGGGCTCAGGCATCACGTGGGACGAGGCAACGTTTGCCGATTACATCAAGGACCCGAAGGCGAAGGTTCCCGGTACCAAGATGGCGTTCCCTGGACTCAAGGACGCCCAGAAAATCGCGGATCTGATCGTTATCTCATACCTTCGATAA
- a CDS encoding YopT-type cysteine protease domain-containing protein, whose protein sequence is MYHRISDSSTRANQADPLNQSTDSRNFTETLADLALREASSPGELSDRMGLCCSRPNTSDANVHSPSSFDLSTSSLSSSSSPSSPARPIRPLFDYRTADLPEANVNGICVGLAAEWLRNRHSSPSSRMRALRPGSENHASAATRQQRYEDLKAQLRSDRARGSHNLQAKITTLREAGLEPSGQQTRHRFSASSRNAQLVNEVTENGSIYLLSLRFAGGDAHTITTSTSNGMTTLFDPNYGEFTVRSGQIGDLFKSLAERYRNPNGLVISTVVTQKIA, encoded by the coding sequence ATGTATCATCGGATCAGCGACTCATCCACGCGCGCCAATCAAGCGGACCCGCTGAATCAATCGACGGACAGCCGTAACTTTACGGAAACACTTGCCGATCTCGCGCTGCGAGAGGCCTCCTCACCAGGGGAATTGTCCGACAGAATGGGACTCTGCTGCAGCAGGCCAAACACCTCGGATGCAAACGTTCACAGCCCAAGCTCCTTCGACCTCAGCACATCCTCTCTCTCTTCCAGTTCCAGTCCATCCTCTCCCGCAAGGCCGATCCGCCCTCTGTTCGATTACAGGACCGCCGATTTGCCTGAGGCGAATGTCAACGGCATCTGCGTCGGTTTGGCCGCGGAGTGGCTCCGCAATCGTCACAGCAGTCCGTCATCGCGAATGCGTGCGCTGCGACCGGGTTCGGAAAACCACGCCTCTGCGGCAACGCGGCAGCAGCGCTATGAAGACCTCAAGGCACAATTGCGAAGCGACAGGGCACGAGGTTCGCACAATCTTCAAGCGAAAATCACGACGTTGCGGGAAGCAGGCCTGGAACCATCAGGACAACAGACGAGACATAGATTTAGCGCGTCCTCGCGCAACGCGCAGCTCGTAAACGAAGTCACTGAAAACGGTTCGATCTATTTGCTCAGCCTGCGTTTCGCCGGCGGCGACGCACACACAATCACAACGTCGACCTCGAATGGAATGACCACTCTCTTTGATCCTAACTATGGAGAATTTACCGTCCGATCAGGCCAGATAGGTGACTTGTTCAAAAGTCTCGCTGAACGTTACAGGAACCCCAATGGGCTCGTTATATCGACTGTCGTCACGCAAAAGATAGCCTAA
- a CDS encoding response regulator transcription factor, which yields MRILLVDDHTDFARAVKEALLNHGFAVDLTRTLDEAAAALDCASYDVLLLELVLPDGDGLSWLKHLRREGCSTPAMMMSSLNELGRRIAVFNAGADDFLPKPVSTDELIARMRALLRRATQMTAPLVTFGNLNFDPVARQVSVGDRILRIARREVCILEHLLSRAGRTVPRSSLEDSLYAFDDHVSTNALEVGIYRLRCILSESGATLTIKTARGVGYSLALSNAASAA from the coding sequence ATGCGAATTCTCCTGGTCGACGACCATACGGATTTTGCGCGCGCAGTGAAGGAAGCGCTATTGAACCACGGTTTTGCGGTCGATCTGACGCGCACCCTGGACGAGGCGGCAGCCGCGCTCGATTGCGCTAGCTACGACGTTCTCCTGCTGGAGTTGGTTCTTCCAGACGGAGACGGCTTGAGCTGGCTGAAACATTTGCGGCGCGAGGGATGTTCGACGCCGGCCATGATGATGAGCAGCCTGAATGAGCTCGGCAGGCGGATTGCCGTTTTCAACGCTGGCGCTGACGATTTCCTGCCAAAGCCCGTGTCGACCGACGAACTCATCGCTCGCATGCGCGCTCTTTTGCGACGGGCAACCCAAATGACAGCCCCGCTCGTTACGTTCGGCAATCTTAATTTCGATCCAGTCGCCAGACAAGTCTCGGTTGGAGACCGCATCTTGAGAATTGCGCGCCGAGAAGTGTGTATACTTGAGCATTTGCTCAGTCGCGCTGGCCGTACCGTACCGCGATCCTCACTGGAAGACAGCCTATATGCCTTCGACGACCATGTCTCGACCAACGCGCTTGAGGTCGGAATCTACCGCTTGCGCTGCATTTTGAGCGAATCAGGTGCGACGCTAACCATCAAGACCGCGCGCGGCGTCGGTTACTCCCTTGCGCTGAGTAATGCCGCGTCAGCGGCGTAG
- a CDS encoding type II and III secretion system protein family protein, which translates to MIAVPYISCAAALLFPLCAAAQTQRDGVQRAARATADSLNGTLDLASSQGKTIHLPAPAASIFVADPAIADYQAPSNTTIFVFGKKSGRTSLFALNDNGEALAELRVVVRQPVEDLRAALKAELGDYPIQVSYTPRGAILSGTAPNADVVDAAKKVTEQFLGAGALVVNKVQVAGSLQVNLSVRIAEVSRSAMKELGVNLSVSGQNGTFVFGFSRGGPSSTAAARGGGTANIGFGVGGANISAVLDALASEHLASVLAEPNLTAMSGESASFLAGGEFPIPVMQDNRQVSVQFRQFGISLEFVPTVLSNNQINIHVKPEVSELSKEGEVSVNGISVPGLSTRRASTVVELASGQSFAIGGLIRRNFNTDIGAFPWLGDVPILGALFRSSSFQKQETELVIVVTPYIVRPASNPGKISAPTGRIGPPSDAGRTLTNTLASSPRGRTPPPMAAPGTAGGAGFIIE; encoded by the coding sequence ATGATCGCCGTGCCGTACATCTCGTGCGCGGCTGCGCTACTGTTTCCATTGTGCGCTGCAGCTCAGACACAACGCGATGGCGTTCAGAGGGCGGCGCGCGCCACTGCTGATAGCCTCAACGGAACCCTCGATCTTGCCTCCTCTCAAGGTAAGACTATCCATCTTCCTGCGCCGGCGGCGAGCATCTTTGTTGCCGACCCGGCGATTGCCGACTATCAGGCGCCGTCGAACACGACCATCTTCGTGTTCGGAAAAAAGTCGGGGCGAACCAGCTTGTTTGCTTTGAACGACAATGGAGAAGCTTTAGCCGAGCTTCGTGTTGTTGTCAGGCAACCCGTCGAGGATCTCCGTGCCGCGCTCAAGGCCGAACTCGGGGACTATCCAATCCAAGTCAGCTATACCCCACGCGGCGCGATTCTGAGTGGGACGGCACCAAACGCCGATGTTGTTGATGCCGCCAAGAAGGTGACGGAGCAATTTCTCGGTGCGGGCGCACTGGTCGTGAATAAGGTTCAGGTTGCCGGCTCATTACAGGTCAATTTGAGCGTGCGCATCGCCGAAGTCTCGCGCAGCGCCATGAAGGAGCTCGGCGTTAACCTCTCCGTCTCAGGTCAAAACGGCACGTTCGTTTTTGGCTTTAGCCGCGGTGGACCTAGCAGTACCGCCGCGGCACGCGGCGGCGGCACGGCAAATATCGGATTCGGCGTCGGCGGCGCGAATATCAGCGCTGTTCTTGACGCGCTCGCCAGCGAACACCTCGCTTCGGTACTTGCCGAACCTAATCTTACCGCCATGTCCGGAGAGTCAGCAAGTTTCCTGGCAGGTGGCGAATTTCCCATTCCGGTCATGCAGGACAATCGGCAGGTCTCAGTCCAATTCCGTCAATTTGGCATCAGCCTGGAGTTCGTTCCGACCGTTCTCAGCAACAATCAGATCAATATCCACGTGAAGCCTGAAGTGAGCGAATTGTCGAAAGAAGGTGAGGTCAGCGTCAACGGAATCTCTGTGCCTGGTCTCTCCACGCGGCGTGCCAGTACCGTCGTCGAGCTTGCCAGTGGTCAAAGCTTTGCAATTGGAGGGCTCATCAGGCGCAATTTCAACACCGACATTGGTGCTTTTCCTTGGTTAGGCGATGTACCGATCTTAGGCGCGCTGTTTCGCTCATCGTCATTTCAGAAGCAGGAGACGGAGCTGGTCATAGTTGTCACGCCCTATATCGTGCGGCCAGCTTCGAATCCGGGCAAGATAAGCGCTCCCACCGGCCGTATCGGACCGCCCTCGGACGCCGGCCGCACTTTAACAAACACATTGGCAAGTTCGCCGCGAGGCCGCACCCCTCCCCCCATGGCAGCACCGGGCACGGCCGGCGGTGCGGGCTTCATCATCGAATGA
- a CDS encoding CpaD family pilus assembly lipoprotein: MILRQLCCLLAIGVAVGGCTNSGPSSFGPPEQAIEVEQKTSVLSLGSLRRAERYRLRDFIAKASRGRRDALHLDVTGSPRLIAQVAHEARAMGVAPYNIRLAASPVDLPAHFGVRIEAIIYEARPPVCRPISIVGPSTDDNSFDPTLGCSVRNNLGVMINDPGDLLGNSAVMPTRGDRAVRPLTAREISTPDSGSRSEGGTHDRASPESP; this comes from the coding sequence ATGATCTTACGTCAGCTGTGCTGTTTGTTGGCTATTGGCGTAGCGGTAGGCGGATGCACAAATAGTGGTCCGAGCTCTTTCGGGCCACCCGAACAAGCGATCGAAGTGGAGCAGAAGACCAGCGTCTTGTCCCTAGGCAGCCTGCGTCGTGCCGAGAGGTATCGCCTGCGGGATTTCATTGCGAAGGCAAGTCGCGGTCGGCGGGATGCCCTCCATCTCGACGTCACTGGCTCACCCCGGCTCATTGCTCAAGTGGCGCATGAGGCCCGCGCAATGGGCGTTGCCCCTTATAATATTCGCTTGGCTGCCTCACCCGTCGATTTACCCGCCCATTTCGGTGTACGGATCGAGGCAATTATCTACGAAGCACGGCCTCCCGTTTGCCGGCCGATTTCGATCGTCGGCCCCTCAACTGACGATAATTCCTTTGACCCGACGCTGGGCTGCTCGGTCCGGAATAATCTCGGAGTCATGATCAACGATCCTGGCGACTTGCTGGGGAATAGTGCCGTCATGCCAACGCGTGGTGATCGTGCGGTGCGCCCCCTTACCGCTCGTGAGATCTCCACACCGGACAGCGGCAGCAGATCGGAAGGTGGAACTCATGACAGGGCTTCACCGGAATCCCCATGA
- a CDS encoding EscU/YscU/HrcU family type III secretion system export apparatus switch protein, which produces MNDSSEEKKLPPTAKKLRDARKKGQLARSGDFVSAFSICAGFGCLCLRAGSIKDGWHEAVRLVDKVQAQPFNDAVAQALIGLIELCMAAVAPIIGAAAAAAVLASVLATGGPTFSVEPLKPSLEKLDPIKGLKRLFSQRSLVELGKSLIKVLSLGAILLLTVIASWKALVYLPVCGMGCFGFVFQELKVLIEIAAGAFLIGGLADLLIQRWLFLRDMRMTESEAKRESKEQQGNPQIKGEHRRIRREAANESPIGIRRATLILTGPATVIGLRYVRGETGVPVLVCRAEGELASRLLEEARALHLTVVQDHVLARELIQKATMGRAVPIACFERVAKAVFAAGLV; this is translated from the coding sequence ATGAACGATTCGAGCGAGGAGAAGAAGCTTCCACCAACTGCCAAGAAGCTACGTGACGCCCGTAAGAAAGGCCAGCTCGCGCGCAGCGGCGACTTCGTGAGCGCGTTCAGCATTTGCGCCGGTTTCGGCTGTCTATGCCTCAGAGCGGGCTCGATCAAAGATGGATGGCATGAAGCGGTGCGGCTCGTCGACAAGGTACAGGCGCAGCCCTTCAACGACGCGGTCGCGCAGGCGCTGATCGGATTGATCGAACTCTGTATGGCAGCCGTCGCCCCAATTATTGGGGCGGCCGCGGCCGCAGCCGTTCTGGCCAGTGTCCTGGCCACTGGTGGACCGACATTTTCTGTCGAGCCGCTCAAACCAAGCCTTGAGAAATTGGATCCCATCAAAGGGTTGAAGCGGCTTTTCTCTCAGCGATCGCTTGTAGAGCTTGGTAAGTCGCTGATCAAGGTGCTCAGCCTGGGCGCAATCCTTCTTCTTACTGTGATCGCAAGCTGGAAGGCGTTGGTATACTTGCCTGTCTGCGGAATGGGATGTTTCGGCTTCGTCTTCCAAGAGCTCAAAGTCCTGATCGAGATTGCGGCCGGGGCCTTTCTGATCGGCGGCTTGGCTGATCTGCTCATTCAGCGCTGGCTATTTTTGCGCGACATGCGCATGACGGAGAGCGAAGCGAAGCGCGAATCCAAGGAACAGCAGGGCAATCCGCAGATCAAGGGCGAACACCGCCGGATCCGTCGCGAGGCGGCAAACGAATCCCCGATCGGCATTCGTCGAGCCACATTGATACTGACGGGACCCGCGACGGTGATCGGGCTGCGCTACGTTCGCGGCGAGACCGGAGTGCCAGTGCTGGTGTGCCGCGCTGAGGGCGAACTTGCTTCGCGGCTGCTTGAAGAGGCGCGGGCCCTGCATCTGACTGTTGTCCAGGACCATGTTTTAGCGCGTGAGTTGATCCAAAAGGCGACGATGGGGAGGGCCGTTCCGATTGCGTGTTTTGAGCGGGTCGCAAAGGCAGTCTTTGCTGCCGGCCTGGTGTAA
- the sctT gene encoding type III secretion system export apparatus subunit SctT, with amino-acid sequence MHNVSFTETQSLIQTGTEFIIAAGLGAARALGIMLVHPVFTRPHISGMIRGSLTIALGLPCLAHIRHSLQMLDPGTRMVAVALLGLKEIFIGLLFGILLSIPLWSIQAVGDIIDTQRGISSQVDDPATHSQASATGLFLGTAAVTIFVLSGGLQTMVRCLYGSYLIWPVDRLLPPLTQQGAMEFVALLDHIMRTTLLVSGPVLALLLLIEASLMLLGRFAPQIKLNDLSPTIKNAAFGVIMVSYTVYLIEYMGAEITQFNGVLEWLEKFLK; translated from the coding sequence ATGCATAATGTGTCCTTCACCGAGACGCAGAGTCTGATCCAGACTGGTACCGAGTTCATTATTGCAGCAGGTCTTGGTGCAGCCCGGGCCCTCGGCATTATGTTGGTGCATCCCGTGTTCACGCGGCCGCACATTAGCGGGATGATCCGCGGAAGCTTGACGATCGCGCTTGGGCTGCCATGCTTGGCTCATATCAGGCACAGCCTGCAGATGCTAGATCCGGGCACTCGTATGGTCGCAGTCGCGCTGCTCGGTCTCAAGGAGATATTCATCGGCCTGCTGTTCGGCATCCTGCTCAGTATACCACTATGGAGCATTCAGGCAGTTGGTGACATCATCGACACCCAGCGCGGTATTTCGAGCCAGGTGGACGATCCTGCGACACACAGCCAAGCCTCGGCGACAGGTCTTTTTCTCGGGACTGCTGCAGTTACGATTTTCGTTCTATCTGGAGGTCTGCAGACGATGGTCAGGTGCCTCTACGGCAGCTATCTGATCTGGCCCGTGGATCGGCTACTACCACCCCTCACCCAGCAAGGGGCAATGGAATTCGTAGCGCTTCTCGATCATATCATGCGTACGACCCTGCTGGTCTCGGGGCCTGTGCTGGCTCTGCTGCTCCTGATTGAGGCATCGCTCATGTTGCTCGGGCGCTTTGCCCCGCAAATCAAGCTGAACGACCTTTCCCCGACCATCAAGAACGCCGCGTTTGGCGTCATCATGGTCAGCTACACCGTCTACCTCATCGAATACATGGGAGCGGAGATCACCCAGTTCAACGGTGTGCTGGAGTGGCTCGAGAAGTTCTTGAAATGA
- a CDS encoding flagellar biosynthetic protein FliQ, with translation MDEASILTHLSRSLVLFMIWVLPPLIAALVVGLGIGIIQAATQLQDQTLPLTVKLLVVVAVLVLFSPVLSAPLIEQAQQIFAEFPTLTRY, from the coding sequence ATGGATGAGGCCAGTATTCTCACTCACCTGAGCCGATCGCTCGTCCTCTTCATGATTTGGGTTCTACCGCCGCTCATCGCGGCTCTCGTCGTCGGATTGGGCATCGGCATCATCCAGGCGGCAACGCAGCTGCAGGATCAAACCTTGCCGCTTACCGTCAAACTCCTTGTTGTTGTTGCCGTGCTTGTTTTGTTTTCTCCGGTGCTGAGCGCGCCACTTATCGAACAAGCCCAGCAGATCTTCGCGGAGTTCCCAACTCTCACGAGGTATTAA
- the sctR gene encoding type III secretion system export apparatus subunit SctR, whose product MSDIQPSIVALLAVTVGLGLLAFAVVTTTAFIKVSVVLFLVRNALGTQSIPPNIVLYGAALILTVFIGAPVFEQTYNRLTEPQLRYQTFDDWVTAAKEGSEPLRTHLKKSTNEEQRSFFLSSTEHVWSEEMRSNTTADDFVILIPSFLISELKRAFEIGFLLYLPFITIDLIVTTILMAMGMSMVSPTLISVPFKLFLFVTIDGWSRLMHGLVLSYATRGG is encoded by the coding sequence ATGAGTGACATTCAACCAAGCATCGTTGCGCTTCTCGCGGTGACGGTCGGCCTTGGCCTGCTCGCGTTCGCGGTGGTCACAACGACCGCCTTCATCAAGGTTTCCGTTGTTCTCTTCCTGGTCCGTAACGCGCTCGGGACACAGTCGATACCCCCGAACATCGTTCTGTATGGCGCTGCATTGATCCTTACCGTCTTCATTGGCGCTCCAGTATTTGAGCAGACCTACAATCGTCTGACCGAACCGCAACTTCGATATCAAACGTTCGATGATTGGGTGACCGCTGCCAAGGAAGGGAGCGAGCCGCTGCGCACCCATCTCAAGAAGTCCACCAATGAGGAGCAGCGTTCGTTCTTCCTCTCGTCGACAGAACATGTCTGGTCGGAGGAAATGCGCAGCAACACAACGGCCGATGATTTTGTGATTCTGATACCGTCCTTTCTGATATCGGAACTCAAGCGCGCCTTTGAAATCGGCTTCCTTCTCTATCTTCCATTCATCACGATCGACCTGATCGTAACGACGATCTTGATGGCAATGGGAATGTCGATGGTTTCACCAACGCTGATCTCCGTCCCTTTCAAGCTCTTTCTGTTCGTTACGATCGACGGCTGGTCGCGGCTCATGCACGGATTAGTCCTAAGTTACGCAACGCGGGGAGGTTAA
- the sctQ gene encoding type III secretion system cytoplasmic ring protein SctQ produces the protein MADSLISARARGSIQMGSANTRGEPLPFEPPLTLTHEVVSWVNEVAAPRVVLQSRLGDNPLFVRMSRLVWHAEPSAVSMLDCVVRVGDDMAILSLPCRLAEALISTVQQGLTLPSDPTRSLLLELALESWLTRLEALFARDLQLVRIDEARTEGPYLEFDTAYGPLTDKARLFLFSPLDRRVPPAFGILAQLLGQLPLEMPKLSPEFPVTVAIEIGSLRVSIALLRQAQGGDALLPDIIPFAQHIVILNADKLWAPAQVAGARLVLQGPFRLPPHPLECAHMTPRPQAQQLVPPSEADIDNIEITLVFECGRWPIPLGTLRNVNEGYVFDLGRPLDGPVDILANGRLIGRGDIVRVGEELAVRLRDRLAVNE, from the coding sequence ATGGCTGATTCACTGATCTCGGCGCGAGCTCGCGGTTCTATACAAATGGGGTCGGCAAATACTCGGGGCGAACCGTTACCATTCGAACCACCGCTAACGCTGACCCACGAGGTCGTCTCGTGGGTCAATGAGGTCGCCGCGCCGCGCGTGGTTCTTCAGAGCCGCCTTGGCGACAATCCCCTGTTCGTGCGCATGAGCCGGCTTGTCTGGCATGCAGAGCCATCGGCCGTCTCGATGCTTGACTGCGTAGTTCGCGTCGGGGACGACATGGCGATCTTGTCTTTGCCGTGTCGGCTTGCCGAGGCACTGATTTCGACGGTGCAGCAAGGCCTTACTCTACCTTCCGACCCAACCCGTTCGCTCCTTCTCGAGCTTGCGCTTGAATCGTGGCTCACGCGACTAGAGGCCTTGTTCGCGCGAGATTTACAACTTGTCCGCATCGACGAAGCACGGACAGAAGGGCCTTATCTAGAATTCGACACTGCCTACGGACCGCTCACTGACAAGGCGCGCCTATTCCTGTTCTCGCCTCTCGATCGTCGGGTTCCCCCTGCATTCGGGATCTTAGCCCAGCTGCTTGGCCAACTGCCGCTGGAAATGCCTAAGCTTTCTCCGGAGTTTCCTGTCACGGTCGCGATAGAAATCGGCTCGCTTCGTGTGAGCATCGCACTCCTTCGTCAAGCACAGGGTGGCGACGCGCTACTGCCGGACATCATTCCCTTCGCTCAGCACATAGTCATCCTCAATGCGGACAAGCTATGGGCTCCGGCTCAGGTGGCCGGTGCCAGACTGGTCCTACAGGGGCCGTTCCGCCTGCCACCCCATCCTCTAGAGTGTGCCCATATGACGCCACGACCTCAAGCGCAGCAGCTGGTTCCGCCATCGGAAGCCGACATCGACAATATTGAGATCACGCTTGTGTTCGAATGCGGTCGCTGGCCTATACCGTTAGGTACGTTGCGAAACGTCAACGAAGGGTATGTGTTCGACCTCGGGCGACCGCTTGATGGTCCGGTCGACATTCTTGCGAACGGTCGATTGATCGGCCGCGGCGACATCGTGCGTGTCGGTGAGGAGCTGGCCGTCAGGTTACGCGACAGGTTGGCGGTCAATGAGTGA
- the sctN gene encoding type III secretion system ATPase SctN → MQIDTRAVRGRVKRAIGTLLHAVLPGARVGEICVLQDHGTGWSLEAEVIGLLPDGVLLTPIGDMVGLSSRAEVVPTGRMQEVSVGPDLLGRVIDSFGRPLDGKGTVKAAHTRPLRGAAPNPMTRRGIEQPFPLGIRVLDGLLTCGEGQRIGIYGDAGCGKSTLMSQIVKGAAADVTVVALIGERGREVREFIERHIGEALGRTIVVVETSDRSPMERAQCAHTATALAEYFRDQGLRVVLMMDSLTRFSRAMREIGLAAGEPPTRRGFPPSVFALLPGLLERAGMGERGSITAFYTVLVEGDGTGDPIAEETRGILDGHIILSRALAAREHFPAIDVLSSRSRVMDAVVSAPHRRAASLFRDLLSRYNEAEFLIKVGEYKPGSDPLTDRAIGSIEELRAFLRQGQHEPSSFEEAVTWMSRLTA, encoded by the coding sequence ATGCAGATCGATACGCGTGCTGTGCGCGGACGAGTCAAACGGGCAATCGGCACGTTGCTTCACGCCGTGCTACCAGGGGCTCGCGTTGGAGAGATTTGCGTGTTGCAGGATCATGGTACGGGATGGTCGCTTGAGGCCGAGGTGATCGGGCTGCTTCCGGACGGCGTGTTACTCACGCCAATCGGCGACATGGTGGGTTTATCTAGCCGTGCGGAGGTGGTTCCGACCGGGCGAATGCAGGAAGTATCGGTCGGTCCCGATTTGCTCGGCCGCGTGATCGATAGCTTTGGCCGGCCACTCGACGGCAAGGGCACGGTAAAGGCAGCGCACACTCGCCCGCTGCGCGGCGCGGCGCCCAATCCAATGACGCGGCGCGGTATCGAGCAGCCGTTTCCGCTCGGCATCCGCGTGCTGGATGGACTTCTGACGTGTGGGGAAGGCCAGCGAATCGGAATCTATGGAGACGCCGGTTGCGGCAAGTCGACGCTGATGTCGCAAATTGTAAAGGGAGCTGCCGCCGACGTCACGGTGGTCGCGCTAATAGGCGAGCGTGGACGTGAGGTACGTGAATTCATCGAGCGTCACATTGGAGAGGCGCTCGGTCGCACGATCGTTGTCGTTGAGACGTCCGACCGTTCGCCGATGGAGCGCGCGCAATGCGCCCATACGGCGACGGCACTCGCCGAGTATTTTCGTGATCAAGGACTGCGCGTCGTTTTGATGATGGATTCATTGACGCGCTTTAGCCGCGCGATGCGCGAAATCGGCCTTGCCGCGGGCGAACCTCCCACGAGACGCGGCTTTCCTCCCTCGGTATTTGCGCTACTGCCCGGTCTGTTGGAGCGCGCCGGTATGGGCGAGCGCGGCTCGATCACGGCTTTCTATACCGTGCTTGTCGAAGGTGACGGTACAGGCGATCCAATCGCCGAAGAGACGCGCGGTATTCTCGATGGTCATATCATTCTGTCGCGCGCGCTTGCGGCGCGAGAGCATTTTCCCGCCATTGACGTGTTGTCGAGCCGAAGTCGCGTCATGGATGCGGTCGTCTCGGCGCCACATCGCAGGGCGGCATCCCTCTTCCGCGATCTGCTCTCGCGCTACAATGAGGCGGAGTTCCTGATCAAGGTAGGCGAGTACAAGCCGGGTAGCGATCCGCTAACGGACCGGGCAATCGGCTCAATCGAGGAGCTGCGGGCATTCCTGCGCCAGGGCCAACATGAACCGTCCAGTTTTGAGGAGGCCGTCACGTGGATGTCGCGTCTGACCGCCTGA